The proteins below come from a single Neospora caninum Liverpool complete genome, chromosome IX genomic window:
- a CDS encoding zgc:55448, related translates to MGGDGGSVPTRADMVKTKGYKFLRNLGGMGYVPNTQVRESDERFGRNESRDLQLSTCALSQEPLRPPIVTCRLGRLYNKEAVLTKLVQKALPPHMKHITSMKDIKQCKAEINEATNFLVCPISRVDIRSGIKASIIWPCGCVISAKALNAAAAVEAPASQASCSISSGSHKASRTTPEMAASEVNSGKEKASGEACAGRRLCLICGHPYDPIEDLIPLLPTEEEQEKLKVRLEKLAQDKAAQKKAKKQRELAESAAGRVGSSNSKVSTADISKPAVHSIIVAPCATSTKLRADAFHVTTSADTNEKKNKRGRDWVISGSASVDDLLGNVKVPRKGETTSGRAPAAVV, encoded by the exons AtgggaggagacggcggctcGGTTCCTACACGGGCTGACATGGTCAAGACGAAAGGATACAAGTTCCTACGGAACTTGGGAGGCATGGGCTACGTCCCGAATACTCAAGTCCGCGAGAGCGATGAACGGTTTGGCCGGAACGAGTCCAGAGACTTACAGCTTTCTACGTGTGCGTTGTCGCAG GAGCCGCTGCGGCCGCCAATAGTTACCTGCAGATTGGGACGGCTGTACAACAAAGAGGCAGTGTTGACCAAGCTTGTCCAAAAAGCACTTCCCCCACATATGAAGCACATTACCTCCATGAAGGACATCAAGCAATGCAAGGCGGAG ATCAACGAGGCCACTAACTTCCTGGTCTGCCCTATTTCTCGCGTGGACATCCGTAGTGGGATCAAGGCCTCCATTATATGGCCTTGTGGCTGCGTCATTTCGGCAAAGGCGCTTAACGCAGCGGCTGCCGTAGAAGCCCCAGCAAGTCAAGCATCGTGTTCCATCTCGTCTGGCAGCCACAAGGCATCTCGCACAACTCCG GAAATGGCTGCAAGCGAGGTAAACTctgggaaagagaaggcttCTGGAGAGGCCTGTGCTGGTCGGCGACTGTGCCTAATCTGCGGTCATCCGTATGATCCGATTGAAGATTTGATACCTCTTTTGccgacagaagaggaacaggagaaaCTGAAAGTTCGACTTGAGAAGCTTGCGCAGGATAAAGCggcacagaagaaagccAAGAAACAACGTGAGTTGGCTGAGAGTGCTGCAGGCCGCGTGGGCTCGTCAAACAGTAAAGTGTCAACAGCTGACATTTCGAAACCTGCCGTTCACTCGATCATTGTGGCCCCGTGTGCCACGAGTACGAAACTGCGGGCTGATGCCTTCCATGTGACAACTAGCGCAGAcacgaacgagaagaaaaataAGAGGGGTAGAGACTGGGTGATCAGTGGAAGCGCCAGCGTCGATGATCTACTTGGTAACGTCAAGGTTCCCCGTAAAGGGGAAACAACGTCGGGacgcgcgcctgcggcggTTGTGTAG
- a CDS encoding putative ankyrin repeat-containing protein, conserved: protein MLVGAFKASRVDDANFCLATADAATQADLFRRRRPSRGDGTPADASSEIPERAEADPQARSPKSFFPVGGKTAVRGIARLERLPPGAQRRPSGDSGRAQAGSEWHPSGELRTSVAEDQTIAVSRVAGPATKGPAGRRQAIARADSEESPAGVAARERPGSALRSEMVKKIEASEEEERRKDERELDLLRSTIPKLLGRQQYSDAEALLDYYLDAFPSQADLYILAADVSLEQKKFTKAIEFYWGALFCVPENRMLVRSLRAAEEERLAEVTCIPHLYKAALFDSARFASCHTTARPYGAGDTYFSRARASDPQALSSCSALADPTPQALAAEIGRCGALQRPPFIVVKQAEQTLCIAEVAIEPGQLVFRELPYVCTPLTLEEGGQIFTTCFHCLRERPVSDRGFSCPVSPHACPFVFCSWDCLMHNVRVHSRECALLPMIMAAAREADLSVTVVLHVCRVLLRAGLEREIVRPEKDTLFDVLGELQSHEASVQIGQPELYRKVTTLARRLEKDFPPGFYCFLQHRELRRLTLLVSQYSPFVRSTSPSAAVQRRDPDASVGLVFSRGLANFQHSCVPTCTYNLDEDGYVSVRALCHIPVGGRLCISMVEDLFAPTVARKGLDALPRVFGCGCVRCSDPTEGGRMLRGVRCGVCLRGYCAPFKSPALQKRLVAYGVGGAQVARKIALLESAFEKPKARRKSSTLDDDTDGSEEERWQCAACGNASDLLAVQCDTIEREVAQLAKKAERRLVKGETLPARKIYVDIIRRFSSRLHPNNFMLYNAQVIAAGLLFRNPGQDVPQALVCIRRAVIAAEAVLPICHREKIHLYNQLAQISFAASMVDKLSRRGVGLPGGFILEPMYASLWNAVVCCGPRSVLALTALQQLRMYAAALNVATPPAVVSYKLPTVGVIFSYFRHVLGRHTDSDKTLRRLVEKDPFRLATAIARLGLHCLMSLEILSAFNDVHHLATGLSIMAIAASQSRLPLVRKLLDAGFDFLRGNELGVTPLVAMAAMPLPQGVRPAAGSAKGLDVEGRSSEQRAADRIDRSGSGRTRDSGRGDAETDGIYMRSEEADRADRDQAEILRLFMQECSRRDARGKASTTKEQFMLACTHRILGLNGPLHFAAARGKTELCRQLIRSGWSVNKMNGEGAVPLHLACASGDVQTVLELLSPRIPRVYANAGEDGKTEGSAALGTACGTDVNVKTERGETPLMLAAYALQRDMVQLLLDRGADPNMVGDREKMTVLHALATGVCRTVEVQFEPLDPRQDLAANVVMGFNLSSLAANVYNKGAGYLHVTDRVEDRIPVVSRLAPDLLIFPREILRRLTEANHIGEILLRHCNPQLFVRKTKKGYTPAELLAHLWERFFQIRNAVAKQSELRLAAASQQERQDIETGWKVAGQLAFRLVELLRAGGAKVEDVRRPEDMTPRQHDLQERRRRQLQRDAPWLRAEELLRGRQAPLPATAQPSAEASEDKLAEVPKTGDAGKAPVAGKEPPSPPQAKTEPAESGEKKGPPPPPLGEKKGPPPPPLGEKKGPPPPPLGEKKGPPFGQKKAPLLLGKKKGLPPPKK from the exons ATGCTCGTTGGGGCCTTCAAGGCCTCGCGGGTCGACGACGCGAACTTTTGTCTCGCCACCGCCgacgcggcgacgcaggcagatCTGTTccgacgcaggcgcccgAGTCGCGGCGACGGGACACCCGCCGACGCCTCGAGCGAGATCCCAGAGCGCGCGGAGGCGGATCCCCAGGCGAGAAGCCCGAAGAGCTTCTTTCCGGTCGGCGGCAAAACTGCGGTTCGCGGGATCGCTCGCCTCGAGCGCCTCCCTCCCGGAGCCCAAAGGCGAccgagcggagacagtggacGCGCTCAGGCGGGAAGCGAGTGGCATCCGAGCGGCGAGCTCCGCACGAGCGTCGCCGAGGACCAAACCatcgctgtctcgcgtgtgGCGGGTCCAGCGACGAAGGGGCCGGCCGGCAGGCGCCAGGCGATCGCGCGcgccgacagcgaagagagccCCGCGGGCGTCGCAGCTCGCGAGCGCCCGGGCAGTGCGTTGCGCAGCGAAATGGTCAAGAAGATAGAGgcgagtgaagaagaggaacggcgaaaagacgagagagaactggATCTGCTCCGTTCCACCATTCCGAAGCTGTTGGGGAGGCAACAGTacagcgacgccgaggcgctgCTCGACTACTACCTGGACGCGTTTCCGAGCCAGGCCGACCTGTACATTCTCGCAGCAGACGTGAGTCTCGAGCAGAAAAAGTTCACCAAGGCAATCGAGTTCTACTGGGGCGCGCTGTTTTGCGTGCCCGAGAACCGGATGCTGGTTCGGTCTCTGAGGGCGGCCGAGGAGGAGCGCCTCGCAGAAGTGACGTGCATTCCCCACCTGTACAAAGCTGCGCTCTTCGACTCGGCGCGATTCGCCTCCTGCCACACGACCGCCAGGCCGTACGGAGCCGGCGACACGTACttctcgcgtgcgcgcgcgtcggATCCGCAAGCGCTGAGCTCCTGCTCAGCGCTTGCGGATccgacgccgcaggcgctcgccgccgagattggccgctgcggcgctctCCAGCGCCCGCCGTTCATCGTCGTCAAGCAGGCGGAGCAAACGCTGTGCATTGCGGAAGTGGCGATTGAGCCCGGTCAGCTCGTCTTCCGCGAACTGCCGTACGTCTGCACGCCTCTGActctcgaggaaggcggccaGATCTTCACGACCTgcttccactgtctccgcgaACGGCCGGTTTCCGACCGGGGCTTCTCCTGCCCTGTCTCGCCCCACGCCTgtcccttcgtcttctgctcctgGGACTGTCTGATGCACAACGTCCGGGTCCACTCGCGCGAGTGCGCGCTGCTGCCGATGATCATGGCGGCCGCCCGCGAGGCAGACCTGAGCGTCACAGTCGTCCTCCACGTCTGCCGCGTGCTCCTGCGCGCGGGGCTAGAGCGGGAAATCGTCCGACCCGAGAAAGACACCCTGTTCGACGTGCTCGGCGAGCTGCAGTCGCACGAGGCGAGCGTCCAGATCGGCCAGCCCGAGCTGTACAGGAAGGTGACCACGCTGGCGCGACGCCTCGAGAAAGACTTCCCCCCGGGTTTCTACTGCTTCCTCCAGCACCGCGAACTGCGGCGCCTCACGCTCCTCGTCAGCCAGTACTCGCCGTTTGTGCGGAGCACGTCGCCCTCCGCGGCGGTGCAGCGCAGAGACCCGGACGCGAGCgtcggcctcgtcttctcgcgcggcctcgcgaaCTTCCAGCACAGCTGCGTGCCCACCTGCACGTACAAcctcgacgaagacggctACGTCTCCGTCCGGGCGCTCTGCCACATCCCCGTCGgcgggcgtctctgcatCTCAATGGTCGAGGACCTCTTCGCGCCGACCGTCGCTCGAAAGGGACTCGACGCCCTCCCGCGGGTTttcggctgcggctgcgtgCGCTGCTCGGACCCCACCGAGGGCGGCCGCATGCTCAGAGGCGTCCGGTGCGgggtctgtctccgcggctACTGCGCGCCGTTCAAGTCGCCGGCGCTCCAGAAGCGCCTGGTCGCGTacggcgtcggcggcgccCAAGTCGCGAGGAAAATCGCTCTGCTGGAGAGCGCGTTCGAGAAGCCCAAGGCGCGGCGCAAGAGTTCGACTCTCGACGACGACACCGACGGCTCAGAAGAGGAGCGGTGGCAGTGCGCGGCGTGCGGCAACGCCTCGGATCTGCTCGCGGTGCAGTGCGACACGATCGAGCGCGAAGTCGCGCAGCTCGCCAAGAAGGCTGAGAGACGCCTCGTGAAGGGCGAGACGCTGCCTGCGCGGAAGATCTACGTGGACATCATTCGGCGCTTCAGCTCGCGCCTCCACCCGAACAACTTTATGCTCTACAACGCACAAGTGATCGCCGcgggtcttctcttccggaACCCCGGGCAAGACGTCCCGCAGGCCCTCGTGTGCATCCGCCGCGCCGTGATCGCCGCCGAGGCCGTCTTGCCGATCTGCCACCGGGAGAAGATCCACTTGTACAACCAGCTGGCGCAGATCAGCTTCGCGGCCTCGATGGTGGACAAGCTGTCGAGACGCGGCGTGGGGCTCCCGGGCGGCTTCATCCTCGAGCCCATGTACGCGTCGCTCTGGAACGCGGTCGTCTGCTGCGGGCCGAGAagcgtcctcgccctcacGGCCTTGCAGCAACTCCGCATGTACGCAGCCGCGCTGAACGTCGCCACGCCGCCCGCGGTCGTCTCCTACAAACTCCCCACCGTCGGCGTCATCTTCAGCTACTTCCGGCACGTGCTGGGGCGGCACACGGACAGCGACAAG ACTCTCCGCCGTCTTGTCGAAAAGGACCCGTTCCGTCTGGCAACCGCGATTGCGCGCCTAGGCCTCCACTGCCTCATGTCGCTCGAAATCCTTTCTGCGTTCAACGACGTGCACCACCTGGCGACGGGTCTCTCCATCATGGCGATTGCGGCGTCTCAGTCGCGCTTGCCGCTCGTCCGAAA GCTGCTTGACGCAGGATTTGATTTTCTTCGCGGAAACGAACTGGGCGTGACGCCCCTCGTCGCGATGGCAGCGATGCCGCTGCCGCAAGGGGTGCGCCCGGCGGCGGGAAGCGCAAAAGGCTTGGACGTCGAAGGCCGCTCCAGCGAGCAGAGGGCCGCGGATCGGATAGACAGGAGCGGGTCCGGCCGGACCCGAGACAGCGGCCGCGGCGACGCGGAAACGGACGGGATCTACATGCGTTCTGAAGAGGCAGACCGAGCAGACAGAGACCAGGCCGAAATTCTCCGGCTGTTTATGCAGGAGTGTtcgcggcgagacgcgcgcgggAAAGCCTCGACGACGAAAGAGCAGTTCATGCTCGCGTGCACGCACCGCATCCTGGGGCTGAACGGACCCCTCCACTTTGCAGCAGCCAGGGGGAAGACAGAGCTGTGCCGCCAGCTGATTCGCAGTGGCTGGAGCGTGAACAAAAtgaacggcgaaggcgccgtgCCCCTCCACCTGGCCTGTGCAAGTGGAGACGTGCAGACGGTCCTCGAGCTGCTCTCACCGCGGATCCCCCGCGTTTACGCGAACgctggagaggacggaaagacCGAGGGGAGCGCGGCGCTCGGAACTGCCTGCGGGACCGATGTAAACGTGAAAAcggagcggggagagacgccactGATGCTCGCGGCGTACGCCCTTCAGCGAGATATGGTCCAGCTCCTGTTGGACCGGGGCGCAGACCCCAACATGGtaggcgacagagagaagatgacAGTCTTGCATGCGCTAGCCACGGGGGTCTGTCGAACCGTCGAGGTCCAGTTTGAGCCTCTCGATCCGCGCCAAGACCTCGCAGCGAATGTCGTCATGGGCTTCAACCTCTCGAGCTTAGCTGCCAACGTTTACAACAAGGGTGCGGGGTACTTACACGTCACGGACCGCGTAGAGGACCGGATTCCGGTCGTCTCGCGCCTGGCACCGGATCTCTTGATCTTTCCGCGAGAGATCTTGCGGCGCCTGACAGAGGCGAACCACATTGGCGAAATCCTGCTTCGCCACTGCAACCCGCAACTCTTTGTGcgcaagacgaagaaggggtACACTCCAGCAGAGCTTCTCGCACACCTCTGGGAGAGATTCTTCCAGATACGAAACGCCGTCGCCAAACAGTCCGAGCTCCGCTTGGCAGCGGCCAGCCAGCAGGAGCGCCAAGATATCGAGACGGGTTGGAAGGTCGCCGGCCAGCTCGCGTTCCGCCTCGTCGAACTCCTTCGTGCCGGGGGCGCGAAAGTGGAGGACGTCCGCAGGCCGGAAGACATGACGCCTCGGCAACACGACCTtcaagagagacggcgaagacagctCCAGAGAGATGCGCCTTGGTTGAGGGCCGAGGAACTGCTTAGAGGTCGGCAGGCTCCTCTGCCCGCGACTGCGCAGCCGagcgccgaggcgagcgaagatAAACTGGCGGAGGTGCccaagacaggagacgccggaaaGGCTCCAGTGGCCGGAAAGGAgcctccttcccctcctcaGGCAAAGACAGAGCCGGCGGAatcgggagagaagaaaggcccgcctccgccgcctttaggagagaagaagggcccacctccgccgcctttaggagagaagaagggcccacctccgccgcctttaggagagaagaaaggcccGCCTTTCGGGCAGAAGAAAGCTCCGTTGTTgctgggaaagaagaaaggttTACCACCTCCAAAGAAGTAG